The genomic stretch TTGATTTTAGCAGTCATACGGTATCGAAATATGGCGAGCTGATGCCTGAGTTAATTCAGCTTTATGGACGCACCTGCAGACGTTACGAATTCACGGTGCACAGCGTGGTCGATGTTGGATTAGCACCGGGCTTTCTTGATGTGCAATGGGACAGTGTCCATGTGCCTTTAGGCTTAACACTGACGCAAGGCAGTGATATTGAATTTAACCCCATGAGTGGTTTTTTAGGAGGGCAATACAATGTACAAAACGTGCCATTGTTGCCACTGAGTATGTCGGTTGAACATCCACTGACATTGCAACCACTGTATGGATTTTTGAGTAAAGAAAGCAGCATTAGTACTGCAACGGAGTAAGTCTTTATGTCTGAACAACAGGTAACTGGCATTCTTACTAATGCTGGTAAACAGCACATTACCAGTTGTGCACTTGAAAATACGGGGCTGAATGTCTCAACACTGGTGTTAGCGAATGTCCCTAATTTAAGTGATAACGCAGCGCGTGACCCTAATATGGCGATCCCTGCGCAAGCCCAGATTGTTTATCAAACGGATGAATTAATCACCGGCTTCATTGATGAACATACCGTTGCTTGGGCGACAGTGATGGACCAAGACATTGGCGACTTTGATTACAACTGGATTGGCTTAGTCACCAGTACCGGCATTTTGTTAGCGCTGGATTATTTACCACTGCAACGTAAACGCCAGGGCGTGAATAACGTACACAACCGCAGTTTTGTATTGAAGTTTGCCGCAGCCAAAGCGCTTACCCGCATTGAGATAAAAGCCAGTAGTTGGATGTTTGATTACAGCCCAAGGCTTGACAGCATGACGCTGGCCATTGTCGCCAATGCAAGTGCTCAAATTGACAACATGACACGTTATTTAGGGTTGAAAGATGTTGTCACTGGCTTACGAAATACTATCGAACTGCAGCAAGTGCACATTGGAAAATTAGAGCAAAAAGGGCAAGTGCAGCAGGAAAAACAAGCGGTAATGATAAAGCAGCGTCAACAAAAGGATAGCGAGGTGCAAACCGCTATCGTCAACAT from Moritella marina ATCC 15381 encodes the following:
- a CDS encoding phage tail protein, with translation MSEQQVTGILTNAGKQHITSCALENTGLNVSTLVLANVPNLSDNAARDPNMAIPAQAQIVYQTDELITGFIDEHTVAWATVMDQDIGDFDYNWIGLVTSTGILLALDYLPLQRKRQGVNNVHNRSFVLKFAAAKALTRIEIKASSWMFDYSPRLDSMTLAIVANASAQIDNMTRYLGLKDVVTGLRNTIELQQVHIGKLEQKGQVQQEKQAVMIKQRQQKDSEVQTAIVNMTTAQVSTMYRQVKQITSTS